The Chloroflexota bacterium genome includes the window GGCGCTGGCGGGTGCCGGAGTCGGCGGCGAGGTCGAGGCAGGCGCCGCCGCGGTGGCCTCACCGAGCAGCGCTGTCCCGCACTCCCCGCAGAACTTCGTGTTGGGCTGGTTGGCCATCCCGCACGCCGGGCAGGCCGCGCTCAGGCGCGCGCCGCACTCGCCGCAGAATTTGCGGCCGGGCTCGTTGGACGTTCCGCAGGTGGCACAGTTCACGGTGGGTCCCCGATCGGTCCGCCAACTGTAGCGCGCGCGGCCACCGCCGAGGAATACCTGGCCGTCCCCAAACTAGACGCCCGCGAACAGGCTGGTCTCGGCCAATTCGTCCCGCGGCCGAGCGCCGTCCCACTCACGCAGGACGTAGACCTCCAGGCCCAGGGCCGCCGCCTGCAGGTCCTCGGGTAGCTCGAGGGCCCAGCCCAGGTCCTGGCGCTGGGTGCGGTGGCAGGCCATGGCCGCGCGCTTGGCGTCCAGCCAGCCGGTCACGTCGACCCGCGTGCTGAGCTGCGACTCGGAGGTCCCGAATCCCTCAGCCGGCTCTCCCTCAGCCAGCGCCTCCCCGACCTGGCGCAGGGCCTCGACGTCAGCGGGATACAGCTGGTCGAATTCGCGCCCGGCAGCCAGGCGGACCACTTCGTCCTCGAAGTTCCACGGCAGATCGATGCCGCGGGCGTTCATGGCGACCATCAGTCCCAGCCAGCGCTCGCGGCTGAAGGCGGTCTCGTAGCGCTTGCGGATCCGATGCGGTGGCCCGGCTTCGGGATACCGATCCGGGTCGGCGGCCGCCTCGCACGCAGCCACCGCGAGGCGGTGGGCCTGGATGTGATCGGGGTGCCCATATCCGCCGTGCTCGTCGTAATGGACCAGGACCGATGGTCGGACGGTACGGATGAAAGCCACCGTCCCGGCGACCACGGTATCCAGGTCGACGCGCCAGAAGCTGTCCGGATGATCGTTCGGCGACGTGCCCATCATCCCGCTGTCCCGGAAGCCAAGAAGATGCTCCTGGAGGACGCCGCCCGAGTCGGCGGCCGCCGCCCCGAGTGCCGCCAGCGAGCAGCGCAGCTCGGCCTCGCGGATCTCGCGCAGCCTCGGCTGCGCCTCGGCCGGGTCGAGGTCCGGGTCGTGGATCTCCCCCTCCTCCCCGCCGGTGCACACCATGAGGTCTACCCGCCGGCCCTCGGCCACGGCCCGGGCGATCGTCCCGCCGGTGGACATCACCTCGTCGTCGGGGTGGGCGTGGATCAGGAGCAGCCCGCCCTTCGGCCCGGACCCGGTCACGCCGAAACGACCGCGTCGGCGGTCTCTTCAGCGGTCTCGGTGCCGGTCTTCGAACGGGCGAGCGGCATCCCTGCCAGCGCTCGTTGGGCGGCCTGGTACCCGCGCCGGCGGGGAGTCTCCACGTCGCTGAATCGCACCCAGCTCACCCCGCGCAGGTTGGGCACGATCAGCAGGTCCGCCCTGGCATCCACCACCGGGTCCGTGATGCGCGCCGCGAGCAGGGCGGCATAGCGGCGCGCGCCCAGCCGCTCCCCCAGGCGCTCCCCGCGCGCCTGCGTCCCGAGCATGCGGGCGCCCACGCGCAGCGACCACGCGATGGGCGATGACGCGAACCAGCCCGGCTTGGGCGCGATGACCTGGACCCCGACCACCGGCTCGGACGACAGGCCGCGGGCCAGCGAGATGGGCACCACCTCCCACACCCCGGCATCGGCCCAGATGGCGTCACCGTCGGCCACCGGCGCAAAGACGACCGAGATCGCGCAGCTGCGGATCAGCGCTTCGGAGACCAGCCCGCTGGTGATGAGCTCGTGCCGCCCGCTCACCAGGTCGAACGTCGCGGCCCCGAACGGGATGGGCAGGTCCTCGATCCGCGGGTGGCCGACCTCGGCCACCACCTGCTCCATCAGCGGTCGGTGGTCGAAGATACCCAGCCGCGCCGGCCGGCGCGCCATCCGCCACGGGTCGAAGCGCGAGGCCAGTTCCACGATCCGCTCCGTGGTCAGCCCAGCCGCGAGCCCGGCCCCGATGACCGACCCCATGGAGGTGCCGACGATGCGCCCCGGGACGAGGCCTCGCTCGGCGAGCGCCTCGGCCACGCCCAGGTGCGCGAATCCCCGCGCGCCACCCCCGCCCAGGGCCAGGCTGAAGCCGGAGGCCAGGGCCATGGGGAGCGGCCGAGCGGATCGGCTCATGGAGTGGCGTGCTCGCCGCAGGCGCACATGGATCGGAGCTTGGTGTAGGTGAACAGGCCTGTGTCGTGGCCGTCCGCCCAGATGGGGGCCAGGGCGTATCGGCCAATCCATTTCACGCGTTCTACGGTCACCGCCGCCGGGGGGAACACCGTCTCGAGCGACACCACACCGGGCAGGTTGCCCTCGCCCGCGCACAGCGCGCACGGGCAGGCGCGGCGCAGCTCGGTCCAGCCCCAGACGCCCAGGTGGCCGTCGTCCCACCGGATCCGCATCAGGCGCGCCGTCTCGTCCAGCTCGACCGCGATGGGGTTGACGATGTCGCTGATCACGGCTTCCAGCGTTCCTGCACGCCGCGGAACATGCCGCCCATGGACCGCAGGTCCTGGGTCAGGCGCACCGCGTTGGACCCGGTCCTCACCTCCCACAGGTACAGGTCCTGTGAAACGCCGCCTCCCGACGTCCCTTGGCTGATGGTGAACACGATCTGGTTGTTCAACGACGACCAGCGGACGTGGCTGACATAGCCCGAGACCCCCGCGGAGGCCCGTGCCTCATTGGCCAGGCCGCGGACGGTGAGCGTGCTGTTACCCCCCGACTCGGTGACCTCAACCCGGAGCTGACCATTCGGCGACCACAAGATGGGCGCCCGGTCCGTCGTGCCCGCGGCACCCGTGGCCGGGTCATAGGTGTAGATCTGGGGCGCCCCTAGGATCCAGACCACGACCCGGCCGTCGTCCAGGACGTGCACCCGGTTGAAGCCGCCTTCGTCGGCGAACTGTGCTTCCAGAACCGCGGCCTGCAGGAAGGTGACGGGGTGGGGGTAGGTCCATACTGCGAGTGACTGAACCGATCCGCTGGCCATGTCGATGCCGAGCAGCTCGGCCCGATCGTTCGAACCGGCGAGCGTGGCGCGAATGGCATAGGCCGTCGCGGAGTTTGGGGCGAAGGTGATCCCGTCGAATCCGTCGCCCAGGTCGCGGGCCGAGTTGCCCGGGTTCAGGGCCAGCGGGTCACCCTCGACCAGAGCAATCCCCCACGCCCCGTTCGGCGACCAGGCGTATTGGTCGACTCCTCGGTCGTCGCGGGCCAGAGGCTCCGGGGTCTCCTGACCGGCGAAGTCGTGCGAGAAGAGGTGCACCGGGCCCGAAGTCGAGGTCCGCTGCATGAAGACGATCTCGAGGGCCGGGAATGCCGGCGTCGGCGCGGGGGTTGGGGTCGGCTCCGGGGTGACGGTTGGTTCGGCGCTCCGCTCCGGCGTGCGGGTGGGCCGCGGCGTCGGCGTCAATGCCAGTGACGGCTCGGGCGATGCGGATCCGAACGCGGGCAGCAGTCCGTCGGTGCTCGAGAAGATCAGGGCCAGCATCACGATCAGCATGCCGGCCAGGGCCAGCACCAGGCCGATGAGCCACGGCACGGCCTGCTCGGCGGTCGTGGGCCGGCGGCGGTTGCCATCGAGCTTGAGGTCCCAGGGAGGCTCGGCCCCGACGTCCTGCCCCGGCCCGATCCCGCTCACCGCCGCGCCACGCGGGTTGCGAGGCTCACCATCGCATCATATCGGAGGCCCACGATGGCGATCCCGAGCACGACCAGCCGGGTGCCCAGCAGGAGGCCCAGTAAGATGAAGGCCGCCGGCACGAGCCAGCGGCCTTCGGACGCGCGGTTCAGCACGCGCGGCAGCCTATCAGAGCGGTGGACGGATGACGATTCGGGTGGCGGCTTGTCAGATCGACCCCCAGCTGGGCGAGGTCGACCGCAACCTCGAGCACATCGAGCGTGTCGTGGCCGAAGCCGCGACCGCCGGCGCCAGGCTCGTCGTCCTGCCCGAGGCCGCGGTCACGGGGTACGTGTTCGAGAACCTCGACGAAGCCCTGACCGTGGCCCAGCGGGCGGGCGCGGTGGCCGAGCAGCGGCTCGCGGACGCCGCGGTGGGGGCCGGCGTGGCGCTCATCGTGGGCACCCTGGAGGCCGAGGCGCGCGAGGTCTTCAACACCGCGCTCATCTTCACCGGTGATGGTCGGCGCTTCCGGTACCGGAAGATGCATCTCCCCTACCTCGGGGTCGACCGCTTCGCCACCCCGGGACCGGATGCGCCCGAGGTCTACGACCTGGCCGGGATGCGGGTCGGGGTCCTGATCTGCTACGACCTCCGCTTCCCGGAGGCGGCCCGGATCTGCGCCCTGGAGGGTGCCGACCTGGTTGCGCTGCCCACCAACTGGCCGGTCGGGGTCCAGTTCCACCCCGGAATCTTCGCCCCGGCCCGCGCGGCAGAGAATCACGTCTACCTGCTCGCCTGCGACCGGGTGGGCGAGGAGCGCGGCACCACGTTCATCGGGCGTTCCATCCTGCTCGACTGCAACGGGAAGGAGCTGGCGGTGGCCAGCGATACCGAGGAAGCGATCCTGTTCGGCGAGGTCGACCCCGACCTGGCGCGCCAGACCCATCACCGCCGCATCCCGGGCGAGCACGAATGGGACACCATCAACGACCGGCGCCCCGGCCTGTACGGGCGCCTCCTCCTGCCGGCGCGCGACCGCCTCCACCCGCCGAGCGCGGACCTGTACTCCGGGGACACCGACTAGGCGTGAACCCGGATTGGTGGCAGCGCGGGGTCGTCTACCAGCTGTACCTCCGCAGCTTCGCCGACAGCGATGGGGACGGCGTTGGCGACCTGCCTGGTGTGATTGACCACCTGGACCACCTCAATGACGGCACGCCCGCGTCGTTGGGGGTGGATGCCATCCTCCTCTCGCCGATGTACCCGTCGCCGGGTTTCGACGTCGGCTACGACGTGTCCGACTACCGGGCCATCGACCCCGCTTTCGGCACGATGCACGACTTCACCAGCCTGCTGGATGCAGCGCACCGTCGGGGCACCGCGGTGATCGTGGACCTGGTCATGAACCACACCAGCCATCTCCACCCGTGGTTCGTCGCCTCGCGCGAGAGCCGGACCGGGCCCTACGCCGACTGGTACCTGTGGCGCGATCCAATACGGCGCGGCTGGCGCGGGCGGCGCCGCCCCCCAAACAACTGGGTCTCGTTCTTCGGCGGACGAGCATGGACGTGGGATCCCGGCCGCGGCCAGTATTACCTGCATACCTTCCTGCCCCAGCAGCCGGACCTGAACTGGCGCAGCCCCGACGTACGGGCGGCCATGCTGGACATGGTCGGCTTCTGGCTGAACCTGGG containing:
- a CDS encoding carbon-nitrogen hydrolase family protein — protein: MTIRVAACQIDPQLGEVDRNLEHIERVVAEAATAGARLVVLPEAAVTGYVFENLDEALTVAQRAGAVAEQRLADAAVGAGVALIVGTLEAEAREVFNTALIFTGDGRRFRYRKMHLPYLGVDRFATPGPDAPEVYDLAGMRVGVLICYDLRFPEAARICALEGADLVALPTNWPVGVQFHPGIFAPARAAENHVYLLACDRVGEERGTTFIGRSILLDCNGKELAVASDTEEAILFGEVDPDLARQTHHRRIPGEHEWDTINDRRPGLYGRLLLPARDRLHPPSADLYSGDTD
- a CDS encoding DUF971 domain-containing protein, giving the protein MISDIVNPIAVELDETARLMRIRWDDGHLGVWGWTELRRACPCALCAGEGNLPGVVSLETVFPPAAVTVERVKWIGRYALAPIWADGHDTGLFTYTKLRSMCACGEHATP
- a CDS encoding patatin-like phospholipase family protein, translated to MSRSARPLPMALASGFSLALGGGGARGFAHLGVAEALAERGLVPGRIVGTSMGSVIGAGLAAGLTTERIVELASRFDPWRMARRPARLGIFDHRPLMEQVVAEVGHPRIEDLPIPFGAATFDLVSGRHELITSGLVSEALIRSCAISVVFAPVADGDAIWADAGVWEVVPISLARGLSSEPVVGVQVIAPKPGWFASSPIAWSLRVGARMLGTQARGERLGERLGARRYAALLAARITDPVVDARADLLIVPNLRGVSWVRFSDVETPRRRGYQAAQRALAGMPLARSKTGTETAEETADAVVSA
- a CDS encoding PIG-L family deacetylase; its protein translation is MTGSGPKGGLLLIHAHPDDEVMSTGGTIARAVAEGRRVDLMVCTGGEEGEIHDPDLDPAEAQPRLREIREAELRCSLAALGAAAADSGGVLQEHLLGFRDSGMMGTSPNDHPDSFWRVDLDTVVAGTVAFIRTVRPSVLVHYDEHGGYGHPDHIQAHRLAVAACEAAADPDRYPEAGPPHRIRKRYETAFSRERWLGLMVAMNARGIDLPWNFEDEVVRLAAGREFDQLYPADVEALRQVGEALAEGEPAEGFGTSESQLSTRVDVTGWLDAKRAAMACHRTQRQDLGWALELPEDLQAAALGLEVYVLREWDGARPRDELAETSLFAGV